In Deltaproteobacteria bacterium GWC2_55_46, a single window of DNA contains:
- a CDS encoding transcription termination/antitermination protein NusA, whose amino-acid sequence MLNLANIIDQVGKDKGIDKYILIEALETAMLKAAEKRFGPNKIIEAHYQEEMGEIELFVFKDVVEEVADPDTQIGFDAARELDPEVALGDSLGVKLDSKEFGRIDAQTAKQIIIQKVREAERNIVYNEYSSKRGEIVTGIVQRFEKGDIIVDLGRAEAVLPKKEQVRREGYRQGERIRGIILDVKVEAKGPQIGLSRTHPAFLMKLFQMEVPELYEGIVEIKGAAREPGDRAKIAVLSHNSDVDAVGACVGMKGSRVQAVVQELKGEKIDIVHWSDEPAIFVKNTLSPAQISRVVTDDAEHSMEVIVPDDQLSLAIGKKGQNVRLAAKLTGWKIDIRTESDSKSGKEKLSPEEALRKEVQAAGEREERERAAAAKEMEETLGISSEIAATLAAAGYEGSDGVMKATREKLQKIEGLDEEGIDSIMDAVAALAGKGNA is encoded by the coding sequence ATGCTTAACTTGGCCAATATAATCGACCAGGTCGGCAAGGACAAGGGGATCGACAAGTATATCCTTATCGAGGCCCTCGAGACCGCGATGCTCAAGGCCGCCGAGAAGAGGTTCGGCCCGAACAAGATCATAGAGGCGCACTACCAGGAAGAGATGGGCGAGATAGAGCTCTTCGTCTTCAAGGACGTTGTCGAAGAGGTCGCGGACCCCGATACCCAGATAGGCTTTGACGCCGCCAGGGAGCTCGACCCGGAAGTGGCCCTCGGTGACAGCCTCGGGGTGAAGCTCGATTCCAAGGAGTTCGGCCGTATCGACGCCCAGACCGCGAAGCAGATAATCATACAGAAGGTGCGTGAGGCGGAGCGCAATATCGTCTATAACGAGTACTCCTCCAAGAGGGGCGAGATCGTAACCGGCATAGTCCAGAGGTTCGAGAAGGGCGACATAATAGTAGACCTCGGAAGGGCGGAGGCTGTGCTCCCGAAAAAGGAGCAGGTCAGGCGCGAGGGATACAGGCAGGGCGAAAGGATAAGGGGCATAATACTTGACGTCAAGGTCGAGGCGAAAGGCCCTCAGATAGGCCTTTCAAGGACGCATCCGGCCTTCCTGATGAAGCTTTTCCAGATGGAGGTCCCCGAGCTGTACGAAGGCATCGTTGAGATAAAAGGCGCGGCGAGGGAGCCCGGCGACAGGGCCAAGATAGCCGTCTTATCACATAATTCGGACGTGGACGCGGTTGGAGCATGCGTGGGCATGAAGGGGTCGAGGGTCCAGGCGGTGGTGCAGGAACTGAAGGGCGAAAAGATCGACATCGTCCACTGGTCCGACGAACCGGCTATATTCGTAAAGAACACGCTCTCGCCAGCCCAGATATCCAGGGTCGTAACTGATGACGCTGAGCACTCGATGGAGGTCATCGTCCCGGACGATCAGCTCTCCCTGGCGATAGGCAAGAAGGGGCAGAACGTAAGGCTCGCCGCAAAGCTCACCGGTTGGAAGATAGACATTCGCACCGAGTCCGATTCAAAGAGCGGCAAGGAGAAGCTCTCTCCTGAAGAGGCCTTGAGAAAAGAGGTCCAGGCAGCCGGCGAAAGGGAAGAGAGGGAGAGGGCGGCCGCGGCAAAGGAAATGGAAGAAACGCTCGGCATCTCTTCAGAGATCGCCGCGACACTCGCCGCAGCCGGGTACGAGGGCTCTGACGGCGTCATGAAGGCCACAAGGGAGAAGCTTCAAAAGATAGAAGGATTGGACGAAGAGGGCATAGACAGCATAATGGACGCTGTTGCGGCCCTCGCCGGGAAGGGTAATGCCTGA
- a CDS encoding ribosome-binding factor A, which translates to MSYRRADRVGDLIKQEVASMILHGEIKDPRIGFVTITKAELTPDLKEAKVYFSQIGSDADKEKSRQGLTSASGYVRRSLAKRLDLRHIPKVMFLFDDSLEYAEKIERVIREMKEGGSL; encoded by the coding sequence ATGAGCTACAGGCGTGCCGACAGGGTAGGCGACCTTATAAAACAGGAGGTCGCCTCGATGATACTCCACGGAGAGATAAAGGACCCTAGGATAGGGTTCGTGACCATAACAAAGGCGGAGCTTACTCCTGACCTCAAGGAGGCCAAGGTCTATTTCAGCCAGATCGGAAGCGACGCCGACAAGGAAAAAAGCAGGCAGGGGCTCACCAGCGCGAGCGGCTATGTCAGGAGGAGCCTTGCAAAAAGGCTGGACTTGAGGCATATTCCTAAGGTCATGTTCCTGTTTGACGACTCTCTCGAGTATGCTGAAAAGATAGAGCGGGTCATACGCGAAATGAAAGAAGGAGGCAGCCTTTAA
- a CDS encoding translation initiation factor IF-2 gives MTQKEKEKEKPQQAVDVEEKRIKPSVIRRRTSAKPAPAPEETVPAETITAPIAAEARPAAEVSAQPDKKAQAEVVQKPGAAAAPSAVKKEETKEEKKGARPGKLKTKADEKREALKKPAVKKTKEKSAAEILAELKAEEEEAIPALVEEAPVAEAPAAEAAVQAPAPVDKAIKTEKVFSKEPDVRKFFPSRRPQKKDRYQRDTRKAAVQARPMKKTEITVPKATKRVVRIVDAISVADLSQKIGVKAGEIIKKLMGLGIMATVNQLIDMDAVTLIAQDYDYEVESAAVQEESLMETGAEAAAGERQHRAPVVTVMGHVDHGKTSLLDAIRKTNVVSGEAGGITQHIGAYHVHLDKGDVTFLDTPGHEAFTAMRARGAKATDIVILVVAADDGVMPQTIEAINHSKAAGVPIIVAINKIDLPQADSGRIKQELTTYGLVSEEWGGDTIFIEVSAKKGIKIKELLEMILLQAEVLELKANPDSPARGVVVEAKLDKGRGPVSTVLIQDGTLKVGDAIVSGIHYGRIRAMIDDWGKRVDGAGPSMPIEIFGLSGVPLAGDTFAAVKDEATAKQIAAIRERKSIEKDRMKTAKVSLTDLYDKISKGEVKDLNLIIKADVQGSVEAVKETLAKLPTEAVKIRVIHSGAGGINEGDVMLASASNAIVIGFNIRPDAKAQALAERENVDLRLYDIIYNLVDEIRAAMEGMLAPVVKEEVLGRATVREVFRITKVGNVAGCFMSDGKAVRGSKARLIRDNIVIYDGKLSSLKRFKEDVKEVASGFECGMTIEGYNDLKVGDVIELYTLKEEAAKL, from the coding sequence ATGACACAAAAAGAAAAAGAAAAAGAAAAACCGCAGCAGGCAGTGGATGTCGAGGAAAAGCGGATAAAGCCCTCGGTAATAAGGAGAAGGACTTCCGCGAAACCGGCGCCAGCGCCTGAAGAGACAGTCCCGGCAGAGACAATTACAGCGCCGATAGCCGCCGAGGCCAGGCCAGCTGCGGAGGTGTCTGCCCAGCCAGATAAGAAGGCCCAGGCCGAAGTCGTGCAAAAGCCCGGTGCAGCTGCCGCTCCATCCGCCGTCAAAAAAGAAGAAACGAAGGAAGAGAAAAAAGGCGCCAGGCCCGGAAAGCTCAAGACAAAGGCAGATGAGAAAAGAGAGGCGCTCAAGAAACCTGCTGTCAAGAAGACGAAGGAGAAATCCGCCGCCGAGATACTGGCAGAGTTAAAGGCGGAGGAGGAAGAGGCTATCCCCGCCCTGGTCGAAGAAGCTCCTGTTGCCGAGGCCCCTGCCGCCGAAGCCGCCGTACAGGCGCCTGCCCCCGTCGATAAGGCCATAAAGACAGAGAAGGTATTCAGCAAGGAGCCTGATGTAAGGAAGTTCTTCCCGTCCAGGCGCCCTCAGAAAAAAGACAGGTACCAGAGGGACACCAGAAAAGCGGCCGTACAGGCCCGGCCTATGAAGAAGACCGAGATAACGGTGCCAAAGGCCACAAAGAGGGTCGTAAGGATAGTAGACGCCATAAGTGTAGCCGATCTTTCGCAAAAGATAGGGGTAAAGGCCGGAGAGATAATAAAGAAGCTCATGGGCCTTGGCATAATGGCTACAGTGAACCAGCTTATAGACATGGACGCCGTCACGCTCATCGCCCAGGACTATGACTACGAGGTAGAGAGCGCGGCCGTCCAGGAAGAGAGCCTCATGGAGACAGGCGCCGAGGCCGCTGCAGGGGAGAGGCAGCACAGGGCCCCGGTCGTCACGGTCATGGGCCATGTAGACCACGGCAAGACCTCTCTTCTTGACGCCATAAGGAAGACGAACGTTGTAAGCGGAGAGGCCGGAGGGATAACCCAGCACATAGGCGCTTACCACGTCCACCTCGATAAAGGCGACGTCACCTTCCTTGATACCCCCGGCCATGAGGCCTTCACCGCCATGAGGGCGAGGGGAGCCAAGGCGACCGACATAGTCATCCTTGTCGTCGCTGCTGACGACGGCGTCATGCCGCAGACCATAGAGGCCATAAACCACTCCAAGGCTGCAGGAGTGCCCATCATAGTCGCCATCAACAAGATAGACCTTCCGCAGGCGGACTCCGGCAGGATAAAGCAGGAGCTTACGACCTACGGACTCGTATCCGAGGAGTGGGGTGGCGATACCATATTCATCGAGGTCTCGGCAAAGAAGGGCATCAAGATAAAGGAACTCCTCGAGATGATACTCCTTCAGGCCGAGGTGCTTGAGCTTAAGGCCAACCCGGACTCCCCTGCCAGAGGCGTGGTCGTCGAGGCCAAGCTCGACAAGGGCAGAGGCCCGGTATCGACAGTCCTCATCCAGGACGGCACGCTTAAAGTAGGCGACGCGATAGTCTCAGGCATACATTACGGCAGGATAAGGGCGATGATAGACGACTGGGGCAAGCGCGTAGATGGCGCCGGCCCGTCAATGCCGATAGAGATATTCGGACTTTCCGGCGTGCCTTTGGCGGGAGATACCTTCGCGGCCGTCAAGGATGAGGCCACAGCCAAGCAGATAGCTGCCATAAGGGAGCGCAAGAGCATAGAGAAAGACCGCATGAAGACCGCGAAGGTGAGCCTCACCGACCTTTACGACAAGATAAGCAAGGGCGAGGTCAAGGACCTCAACCTTATCATCAAGGCGGACGTGCAGGGCTCTGTCGAGGCCGTCAAGGAAACGCTCGCCAAGCTTCCGACCGAGGCCGTGAAGATAAGGGTCATCCACAGCGGCGCAGGCGGCATCAACGAGGGCGACGTCATGCTCGCGTCCGCTTCCAACGCCATAGTCATAGGCTTCAACATCAGGCCGGACGCCAAGGCCCAGGCGCTTGCCGAGAGGGAGAATGTCGACCTCCGCCTCTATGACATCATCTACAACCTCGTGGACGAAATAAGGGCCGCGATGGAGGGCATGCTCGCCCCGGTGGTCAAGGAAGAGGTCCTCGGCAGGGCGACCGTAAGGGAGGTCTTCCGTATAACCAAGGTCGGCAATGTCGCGGGTTGCTTCATGTCGGATGGCAAGGCCGTAAGGGGCTCGAAGGCCCGCCTGATACGCGACAACATCGTCATCTATGACGGCAAGCTCTCGTCTCTCAAGAGGTTCAAGGAGGACGTAAAGGAGGTCGCTTCCGGCTTCGAGTGCGGAATGACCATCGAGGGCTATAACGACCTTAAAGTGGGCGACGTCATCGAGCTCTATACTCTGAAAGAGGAAGCCGCCAAGCTTTAA